From the Scomber japonicus isolate fScoJap1 chromosome 8, fScoJap1.pri, whole genome shotgun sequence genome, the window gcagtatgtggcccttgaatgaaaatgagtttgatacCCCTGCCTTATACTCATTTCCTTTAGACTAATGTGATCCAACGTTcacaaaaaatgtgaataaaagtgTGATgaggaaacttgaagcctccaatTCACAAATACTGAGAAACAGACTTTACAGTAGAGGAAACATCTTTGTGTCCAATAGTTACACTTAGAAAACTAACtgtacttgcatatttatagattatatattttttaataaggGAGAAGTTGCAATTTTAGCCATTTTTTAATAAGTTAAAGATCTTTATGTGGACACTTCAGGTTACTATATCTGAGAaaactggaagaaaaacaaaataacacataatTGGACCAATATTAACACATCATGACAGTTTTAATCACAGTATTATGAAGACAGTAACTCCTGAAAGTCAGTACAACACACTTcaatctttcattttaaattagtACAAATTACAAAATTGCATGAAGATACACACTTCATACATTACCAGcatataaaatatctttatctgcattaaaaacaacacatttcatttctgtGTTCTGTACAAAATCAGCACTGACTTGTTTTATTGCACAAATGTGATTTCTTTGTAATGCCGTGTTTTAGAGTCTGTAAAGTAAACATCTTCAgttatgttcatattttcttcTACAGTACAAAGACAAACAGGATCAGATTATAACATTTATTCTGTTTGGTTTATCTGCTCTTTGATAGATTTAGTTTGTCTTGTCAGGTCTGACtgtagaagaaagaaaaaaatctgaagcACAAAATCTGCTTCAGCGTCTGAAATGAGGACAAGTGTTGAAATGTGAGAAAGCAGCACCAGTATGATCAAACATTCATCACTGTACATTTCTTATTTCTGTAACATATGTGCCTATGATCAGAAACATCAGGTTTGGTTTTGTCTCCACGGTAACGCAGCTCGTCTTGCTGTATTAGTCATATAAACAGTTCATGTCTTTGTTTTGGTGACTGATGGAAGAAATCCTGAGAAATACTGAAGCAAATATCTCTTTAAATTCTCCAACATGTTCAGCAGCTATCctcaggtagtgtacagtggatTTTTAAGAGTGTTATGTGGCCCCCAAAACGacactaagggcctgatttactaagaacccaaataaagggtactaaattgcatgtgcagtgcaatagattgtgcATTTAATGagctattattattagttttgcaggtgatctactaagaataactgcatgAATGagaacaggtgcagacagcagtatttaaataaaggtttagtgtgtcttaatggagagtttggacaagcagaaagctgcaagaacAAAATAAGAGGTTAAcgaaaacaaatattaccagaaaaaaagacatatattcacattatttgTGAAAAAGTCagtgctgttagtaaaaccaaaaatattacactccaaaaatattaacacaggtggaaaaaaccTGATCTCTGCGTATTTTGTCAttgtgcctctgtctcctcgtctccatagtaacagccgGTTCATTCCTGCCCTTCaaacatattatttatatatttttgcacactggggttaaaacgccCCATATTGCATATATTCATTATAGCAAACGTACTAAATCTatattgcacatttgaaagatgcaaacctcagtgcgccgcgttagtagatcagcttgcacatttgttttgcaggtgatgtcaagtttgcagacctttagtaaatcaggccctatgagagcgctgagagtgaatTAAAATAGTTAAGTTGCAGTCTTACAGCTaaaaaacagctgatcattctctgacattacacacagtcattggattcattattattgataagaaaatatgaattacaGCCACTTTAAGTACCCATAATTAAACCAGTTACCTGCCTGGGTGGCTGGAAATAATAGTACCTGTCTTAAGTGCATTTGATGAGAATAATCTGAGTGTATTTCTGCAGATACATAGTGGATTAGCCCTTTAAAACATCCCAAATATTACTTTTACCTGTCAGCAGCTGCAGTATTAAGTTAGTATCCGGTTTTGGCCCCAATGTCATATAAAAGAATTAAAGCACACAGGAAtatcttgatttaaaaaaaactattttacagATGAatcagagctttaaaaaaaacagtttttcatcCCTGTTTTATACCCAAGAAATAAACTGTAGTCCGTCTCGTTTTTCACGTGTCCACACTCGGAGCGTGCTCAGTGTTGGTGGAGCCGTAGCTTCCTTTGGTCCTGCAGGCGGCTGCTTCTTCGGCCTCCAGTCGTCTGTAACGGGTGCGGAAGAAAATAACGAAGCTGCAGGTGAAGACGGTGCAAAGGCCGCCCATCACCATCATGGGCACTGATGGAGGGaagaaccagagagagagagaaagaaagaaagagaggtagTTACTGATCAGAAattagggctgctcgattatggaaaaaaatcataatcacgatttttttttgggtcaaaattgaaatcacgattattaaaacgatttctttttactttagaaacatgctgcatttattggacatttcttaattaattttctctcctagcagcagccttttatctgccgcttaacgcaacacacagcagaacatgtgcagagatattagtgttgagctggttaccatgacgatagttcacacaacacttcctggtttttaataattagtcagtaaactcagcattatctgacgcaggctggaaaccatgctggaaactctgcacttttatttacagttaaaacatttcaccgtgtgtttcacCCATAGGTTTCACcttctgtcaaactaatggagctgcagcggcttccggtctaagcttttcaaaataaaacctttgttattgagcactatctcattattattaaaaatcgtttcccctcgattttattagtttcgAAATCGTTTGACCCCAAAAttgtaatcacgatcaaatttagattaattgagcagccttatcAGAAATTCAGGTTGATCACTCAGAGGTTTGATTCCTCCTGCTAGAGACTCGTAGTTTGACCTCTCACCTTTCCAGCTCAGCACCGCAGCGCCGCACGTGGACAGCGGAGAGTCAGCGATCGGTGTGGTCAAAGCCTGAAGGAGGATTATGTAGAGGACAGACTGGATCTGTCTGGAAGAGATCAGCAGGAGACAAGAGACGTTCACTATTAACACGAGGAGCAGAGGagtttaaaaacagtttagtaaTATCTTTGAGTGATTTGTAATTTAAAGCACAGGAGAGAATAAAAAGCTACTGCTGCCAAAGAActggaaatgaaataataatataaaccaTCACAGTTATGACtcatgttttatctttttaaagtcAAGGGACTGatcagagttttgttttttctttttaaaacttaaaagtaaaatacaaagttttttttgaacatgcagcaaaaaaaaccctttcttgtctttttaacTTAATTTGAGGGATTATTATGTTGCACAATCAACTATTGGCTCAAACAACTAAGTAATTAATGGATCGGTcatttgacagaaaattaatctgcaactatttaaataatcaatgaatcatttaagtcattatttattgtaaaaaagccaaatatttatTGTTTCCAGCTTCTTTATGATGATGAattcttctgctttttttactgaacactgaatcatttttaGACTCAGGACAACATGATggctattttctgacatttaataaaccaaatgattaattgacCAAGTAATCTACAGATTAAACAAGGAGGAAAACAACCCTATTTTTgtctattttctgttttaaagcATTGTGAGCTGTGCTGGCTGCTGATTTCACTGTAAActatttaaactattttgaaAGCGTTGTGTGTTATGTTCGGACAGCCGTACCCCGATACGAAGATGAGTCCGGCCGACGTCGCCTCTCCGACAGGGTACGAACACTCGACTGACAGCTCCATGGCGACCGGATAAATGGAGAAACCGAAAAAGCCAAAGAAAGAGCAGACGGCGGCCACGGCGGCTTTCTGATCCCGTAACAGACACACCTGGAAAGATTCAAGAGTTAGTGATGTTTGCattatacatttacacattctGGATTATTGAGCCTATTTCTGGGTCCATTTGATTGTGTAACTATGGcaaccagggttattatagttaacaaaaaactaagactaaaactaaaaaaaaagcatttcaagcatttagatttgaattgtggagctaggcttcacaaactgtttcaagatttctgtgttcaggatttagtgggcgggtctgaaaatcatagcAGGGGcagcccctgctgctgtagaggtaaaatacattcagcgcacactactacttctacagtctacagttagccagttagctgagttagccgccgagctagcagccgagttagtcgccgagctaacagctgagTTAACCGACtagctagctgccgagttagccgtcgagctagcagctgagttagcagcagaaagctctcagacgtagcgtgcatgtttctggtagaggtggtgactttgattgacaggtgacacttggtagggggcggggcttcagcagactcggcgggcactcccacagcatttgggagcagagaaagaggctgagttttacacaactttgaagcctaatttcatacatttggcgatttttttaatcattcaaatttggcagggtggttaacaacacacttttctgtggtatgtcaaactcagaacacattcttactttacacagactttaaatagaCGAGTTTTTGAGTATATATTCTCACCACTGAGAAGGCGACGCAGGCCACAGCGGTGAAGCTCATGTTGATCTTCGTGGCTTCGGTGAACTTCTTGGTTTTGTCAACGTAGAGTCCGAGAGCGCCGGCGCCAACGATGCCAAACACGATGAAGAGAGCGCCGCACAAACCAGCAAAGtcctgcagagaggagagatttCATAGATTTAATAAAtacctgaaaaaataaaaactgcatCCAATATAtgagtcagtgacaaataagggttggcaagatgagcaattagaaaataataataatcttaaagaatagttttaaaagcagcatcaggttattttttaccaaaagtaagactgaatgctcctgaaaatgtcaaatggtgtaaccacaaaaaaaagataaatattaaatatttgtccACCTTTAAGTCTTTAAGTGGACTTAAGTggataattacttcattttatttgtatataatcagatttttatgggGAAACAAATACTAGTTACACCAATTGACGCTGGATTAAATCtcgtcattgacccatataaaAGACCAGGGTTTGATTTCTATCATTTGGTTCCATCTGTTGCtgaaaacttttaaaacaacaaatatcaatgtaagtatttatttatttactgatcCATATatgatctttgtttttatttatgctgTCATTCATTGCCGTATAATGATCGGAAACTGTATGTATATGCTTATTTTCTCGCTAGTTTGATAAGAATAACACCTAATTGATCCCCATGGGAATAAACAGTGTAGCGTTCTTACGTTGGTGTAACCCTGCACACACAGGATCTGCTCCAGCAGCGTGGAGAAGCAGGTGAACACAGCGATGCCTGAGCCgaagcacagcagcagcaccaggtACGCTTTGTTCTTCAGTAGCTGAggtggaaacagagagagagcttgTTAAGAGAAGAGTGAAAATCCTCGAGAGAAAAGAAAGTCGCTGAACCGGTAATATATACAGCAGGGCGAAAGGAGAAGtgtaaaaaagaacaataaatctAATATATGGTGAAGTGATCGATAAACTAAAAATTATGGTTTGGGTCGGTTTCTGTACTTACTTACTTAAGGCTCCGACTACaattttttaattatcaattaatctgacAATAAATTTCTCTTTTAATCAATGATCAGTGTATTGCATGTCGCTCCTGGCTGTTGTAATGACTTCAACGTAAACCAAAGTGCTCAGATTCTGACGTCAATTTCTGTATATCATTTTTCTTCAGGACTCTGACTAACAATTagtttcattatcatttaatctgacaattatttttctttattatcaattatcagtctataaaatgtaagaaaatgtcAATCAGACATTGAGTCAACCAGTTTCCCAAAGCCACGATGCAAACTATAATGTCTTCTTTAGTCAACAAACCACAAGACAAAGATCTTCAGtttgaaataataaaaggactaagaaaaagtagaaaaggaaggaagggaggaaggaaggacaaaagaaagaaaggaggaagaatgaaggaagggagggaggaaagaaggaaggagggagtgaggaaaagaggaggggaggaaggaaagaaagaaggacagaggaaagaaggaagggaatgggatggaaagaaagagaggacggagggaggaaggaaggatagaaggaagaaagaaagggggatggaggaaggaaaggaggaaagagaggaaggaaaaaaagggagaagaagaaggaaggaaggagggaggaaggaaggacagacggaaggaaggaaggaaggaaggaaggaaggaaggaagggaggaaagagaggaacagtcaaaacagactgggacaatttgacccgggaggacgacaggaaggttaaaaaccacattttttatttaaaaaaaaacctttatgcTTCTTACTGGCTTTTTTGTTCCTTTAGATTATTGCACTACTCTACTataatgttgttattgttgttttatttcagtatgTTTGTTTCTGTACAAGCACTTTATAACTATGTTAAGAAAggagctttaaaaaatatgattatgatttttgttattaaaaagctaaaataaactCATTATGATTAATTGCTTATCAAAATAAATGACCTGAAACTGATTTATAAACTGTTCAACACATGAAACTTTATTCTTAGTGTGAAACAACTCTGACTTATTGTTTTTAAAGGGCAATTCCACCCATTTTTGCACATAAGAAGAACAAATTAGATGAATTGTGGGTAAAACTCGACCAATGAAATCAagataaaatgacatcatcaggtttaTTTGAGTTTTGTTTATTACAAAAAGTCTTTCACAGAGCAGCACATGTGTATCTGTCATTTCTCTACTCACCAGTTTGATCCCCTGTAAGAAGGGCTCGGTGCCAGAGAGCTCTGCGCTGGCCGACGGCGGCGTGGCGGGGGCGCTGCTCTGTATCCCGACTGTTGCTAGGAAACAGACGATGCATGCGGGGACTGCATAGGCAAGCAGCTGGAGGACGGGGAGAGAAGCACACACAGGTAATTTGATGATAAATGGATGTTAGCACCTTAAATCAAAGAGCGTTTATCATCATTAGCAGGTGAGGCGACcgcagacgcacacacacacacacacacacacacacacacacacacacacacacacacacacacacacacacacacacgagttcAACTGCTGCAGTTTTATGAATTAGCAGCTGTGATCCCATGAAATGCCTCGAGGGGGTCGTCTGATTGTAGGCCAACCGTGTCaagccatgttttttttttattggtcaTTTTCACATAATACATTGACACAGACGATGGGGGGAAGGATCGTAGCCAGATTCAAACATCATGTCATCATTtatctgttaattattttctcaattaatggaaaatggtgaaaaaagttGCTTCCCAACCTAAAAATGTCTTGTTCTGTGCCgatcaacagtccacaaccccctaagaagtttaattaaaaattaGAGGGGACTAAAGATATCAGAAGATATTCATATTTAGGAAGCTGAAACCAGataatttttgcatttttctctataaaaatgactcaaaataattaatttaatttattgtcaaAATAGATATTAAAGAGCAGTTCCGCAGATAAGATGCTATGACCCATGAATTAAAGGACATATAATAGTAcacttgattttatttatatggtaTTTGGCAGCCTGTAAAATGGGTCAATGTGGTTGCGTAAttaacgtatgaataacttgcatacattctttttttgtggactcagcataaaatgtctgtttttaatccatttggagagaatatattagaggattatggcagtAGTGGTGTAACCAtgaaaactttgtaccaaataattcaacttgtttaaaaacactaaatagtcaataaaacaccatatcaactagtttggcatgatcttacattataacttttatattaaataaagctaatggaatactattgttctaaatattacatttaatctggagaatcatacACTTCAATacactgtaggttgataaaatatgttgtggttacaccatttgacattttcaggtaaaaaatggagcaaatgtcatttcaaatgatacaaaaccaacaaaaatacaaaatgtacaaacctgatgctgcttttaagacattttttaaagatatttttgaattactcATCTTGCCGACCCTTATTTGTCCCTGACCTAAATATTTGATGTAACCATGCCAACATGTTGTCATACACCTGGTTCAGCGTGTAACTGAACCTGGTTCAAATTTGActcattaaagctgcaacagTAGATGTTTTtatggccacttgggggcagcagagctcTAAAACAAGCTAAAAAGACACAATTCAAACAGTTTCCTATTTACATataaacagagcagcatttatTTGGAGTCACGTCTGTGTCCAAGTCATGAATATGAATCTCATATTGTCTCTCTGCCAACTCTTGAGGAGTATTTCTGGCTCTTTAGCGGCTTCACGCTTCACTTTCTTCACCAGCTGCTCACTAACTTTGTCTTCTGGATCACATAACGGAGCagagtttgtttgctttttcccTCCCTGATTTCCCAGCTGTTCTATTATACTCGTTAAATGATGAAAAGTGAATCAAAACTAACAGGCCACACAAggcagaaagaggaaggagcactttttaaagacttcttcttcttcttagttGAACTCACCAAGGTGGGGATTTGTTTAGATGCTTCTGCCATCGTGGGTGAGATGATGTTAGCGAGGAGAACGCCCAGGGGATTGGCTGAGGGGGGGAAAAGAGAAGT encodes:
- the slc49a3 gene encoding solute carrier family 49 member A3, whose protein sequence is MEEEDGETCDQTEALLASDVQRSGDSQLGFKLYKRRWFVLLVLCLLNCSNATIWLTFAPVADQSAEYLQVSLDAINWLSLVYMVVAIPLSFGTTWMLDTVGLRATLILGAWLNMLGATLRYVGTLLDPSVQFPLVMVGQTFGALAQPLIIFTPTKLAALWFPDHQRATANTIASMSNPLGVLLANIISPTMAEASKQIPTLLLAYAVPACIVCFLATVGIQSSAPATPPSASAELSGTEPFLQGIKLLLKNKAYLVLLLCFGSGIAVFTCFSTLLEQILCVQGYTNDFAGLCGALFIVFGIVGAGALGLYVDKTKKFTEATKINMSFTAVACVAFSVVCLLRDQKAAVAAVCSFFGFFGFSIYPVAMELSVECSYPVGEATSAGLIFVSGQIQSVLYIILLQALTTPIADSPLSTCGAAVLSWKVPMMVMGGLCTVFTCSFVIFFRTRYRRLEAEEAAACRTKGSYGSTNTEHAPSVDT